A window from Mycoplasma phocoeninasale encodes these proteins:
- the map gene encoding type I methionyl aminopeptidase, whose protein sequence is MVIIKNQFEIEKIKKACSILAEVKKILFDFISPGVSLKEIDSVAFKEIRKRGGKPAFLGQYGFPATCCISVNEELIHGIPSNYVVKDGDIIKIDTGVIWEGYYSDSAFTKGVGNISEDDRKLIQIAKDAFYAGFNAIKVGKRIGDISHAIGNIIRQNGYFTPDEYTGHGIGRHLHEDPFVHNDGISNTGEIIRNGMVICIEPMILQKSKNVLVKNDGWTVYDPLGFNTAHYEQTILIDNNQAYILSGENI, encoded by the coding sequence ATGGTAATTATTAAAAATCAATTTGAAATCGAAAAGATTAAAAAGGCATGTTCAATCTTGGCAGAAGTTAAAAAAATTCTTTTTGACTTTATAAGCCCAGGCGTTTCTTTAAAAGAAATTGATAGCGTCGCTTTTAAAGAAATAAGAAAAAGAGGCGGAAAACCAGCGTTTTTAGGACAATATGGTTTTCCTGCTACATGTTGTATATCAGTCAATGAAGAATTAATTCATGGTATCCCAAGCAACTACGTTGTTAAAGATGGTGATATTATAAAAATTGATACTGGTGTTATTTGAGAAGGATACTACTCTGATTCGGCTTTTACCAAAGGTGTTGGTAATATTAGTGAAGATGATAGAAAATTAATTCAAATAGCAAAAGACGCTTTCTATGCAGGTTTTAATGCCATAAAAGTTGGCAAACGAATTGGTGATATTTCCCATGCAATTGGAAATATCATTCGTCAAAATGGATACTTTACTCCCGATGAATATACAGGTCATGGTATTGGTCGTCACTTACATGAAGATCCATTTGTACATAACGATGGAATATCAAATACAGGCGAAATTATTCGCAATGGTATGGTTATATGCATTGAACCTATGATATTGCAAAAATCAAAAAATGTATTAGTTAAAAATGATGGATGAACTGTCTATGACCCACTAGGGTTTAATACAGCACATTACGAACAAACCATTTTAATCGATAATAATCAAGCATACATTTTATCAGGAGAAAATATTTAA
- a CDS encoding adenylate kinase encodes MIKHKPNLIFLGAPGAGKGSIATLLVKRHQYFQLSTGDMFRQEIKNNTPLGNRVKEILDSGKYVDDTITNEIVKSRLIDLVKDGVAFILDGYPRTFDQATFLDSLENQNVKIDKVILLKITKDQIIERLSKRRICPNCKTIYHMDLFTPLENDLCVKCHTKVIKRPDDEPEVIEKRLKIYEMQTECLIQYYKEKNMLVEVNGYQEIEKVYSDVEDALKW; translated from the coding sequence ATGATAAAACATAAACCAAATTTAATCTTTTTAGGTGCTCCTGGCGCTGGAAAAGGTTCAATTGCCACTTTACTTGTTAAAAGACATCAATACTTTCAGCTGTCTACTGGTGACATGTTTCGTCAAGAAATAAAAAATAACACACCATTAGGCAATAGAGTAAAAGAGATTTTGGATTCAGGTAAATATGTTGACGATACTATCACTAACGAAATCGTTAAATCAAGACTAATCGATTTAGTTAAGGATGGAGTGGCATTCATTCTTGATGGCTACCCTCGTACATTTGATCAAGCCACCTTTTTAGATTCATTAGAAAATCAAAATGTGAAAATTGATAAAGTTATTTTGCTAAAAATAACAAAAGATCAAATTATTGAAAGACTGTCAAAAAGAAGAATATGCCCAAATTGTAAAACAATTTATCACATGGATTTATTTACGCCATTGGAAAATGACCTTTGTGTAAAATGCCACACAAAAGTCATAAAGAGACCCGATGATGAACCTGAGGTAATTGAAAAACGTTTAAAGATTTATGAAATGCAAACTGAATGTTTAATTCAATACTATAAGGAAAAGAACATGCTGGTTGAAGTTAATGGTTACCAAGAAATTGAAAAAGTATATTCAGATGTTGAGGACGCTTTAAAATGGTAA
- the secY gene encoding preprotein translocase subunit SecY — translation MARKKQLEGLVNDEKIERKLAIDKFFTEKKNTWSEWWKNHDLFKKILITLFIITLFLAIGTITIPGVNISNADRLNQGDFFGILNLVGGGGLRRFSIVALGIGPFISSSLVLMILQTKAFPAIHRLSQSGPQGRIKINFITYGITFIFAVFQAIFITRALTNTQSQGFGISFDPKLVAILGPSGMNAYQYFILPMILVAGAFFSLFLSEQITNKGVGNGTSIMIFIGIANNLIPTFRHAFEFYVPSTKQNNLVLKEIINYCVYLLSYLLIIFIIVIFTIAERRIPIQQVGAGLSKNEKELSFLPIKANPAGIMSVIFSMMILSVPMLIANLFNPNTSRYYQWVNNNLQLTQPLGFFLFVLLTFGLTILMGIQQSRIDKISEDFAKSSSFIPGVRPGDQTETYLLNIVLRLSFFSTGYLIALGALQFIQQMFGMPAAIAFGGTSIMILVSTAYETVQQIKARYKSQELARKRRQIRELKEVYGEEEEDLIW, via the coding sequence ATGGCAAGAAAAAAACAGTTAGAAGGGCTAGTTAATGATGAAAAAATCGAACGTAAATTAGCGATCGATAAGTTTTTCACTGAGAAAAAAAATACGTGATCAGAATGATGGAAAAATCACGATTTATTTAAAAAAATTCTGATTACCTTATTTATCATTACACTTTTTCTAGCAATAGGAACCATTACAATACCCGGTGTAAACATTTCCAACGCAGATCGTCTTAACCAAGGTGATTTCTTTGGAATTTTAAATCTTGTAGGTGGCGGTGGATTGAGGAGATTTTCAATTGTTGCCTTAGGGATCGGACCGTTTATTTCATCCAGTCTAGTACTGATGATATTACAAACAAAAGCCTTTCCTGCTATTCACCGGTTGAGCCAATCAGGACCACAAGGGCGAATCAAAATTAACTTCATAACTTATGGAATAACATTTATTTTCGCAGTATTTCAAGCTATTTTTATTACTAGGGCGCTAACTAATACTCAAAGTCAAGGATTCGGTATTAGTTTTGATCCGAAATTAGTAGCAATATTAGGACCGAGCGGAATGAATGCTTATCAATATTTCATTTTACCAATGATTTTAGTAGCTGGTGCTTTCTTCTCACTTTTTTTGAGTGAACAAATCACTAATAAAGGTGTGGGAAATGGAACAAGTATTATGATCTTTATTGGAATTGCTAACAATTTAATTCCAACCTTCAGACATGCTTTTGAATTCTATGTACCATCAACCAAACAAAATAATTTGGTATTAAAAGAAATCATAAACTACTGTGTTTATTTACTATCATACCTACTAATAATATTCATTATTGTTATATTCACAATAGCTGAAAGAAGAATTCCAATTCAACAGGTTGGAGCTGGACTTTCTAAAAACGAAAAAGAATTAAGTTTTCTACCAATTAAAGCAAATCCGGCGGGAATAATGAGTGTTATTTTTTCAATGATGATTCTTAGTGTCCCTATGCTAATCGCTAACTTGTTTAACCCGAATACAAGTCGCTATTATCAATGAGTTAATAATAATTTACAACTAACACAACCTTTAGGATTCTTCTTATTTGTTTTATTAACATTTGGTTTAACCATTTTAATGGGTATTCAACAATCAAGAATTGATAAAATCAGTGAAGATTTTGCTAAAAGTAGTTCATTCATTCCTGGTGTTAGACCGGGAGATCAAACCGAAACATATTTACTAAATATTGTTCTAAGATTATCGTTTTTCTCGACTGGATATTTAATTGCTCTAGGAGCGCTGCAATTTATTCAACAAATGTTTGGAATGCCAGCAGCAATAGCTTTTGGAGGAACTAGCATTATGATTTTAGTATCAACAGCATATGAAACTGTTCAACAAATTAAGGCTAGATATAAATCACAAGAGTTAGCAAGAAAGAGACGTCAAATTAGAGAACTAAAAGAAGTTTACGGCGAAGAAGAGGAAGACTTAATATGATAA
- the rplO gene encoding 50S ribosomal protein L15 has translation MQLNNLKPTPGSRPKKHRVGRGHAAGKGKQAGRGQSGQTKRSTVRMGFEGGQLPLFRRIPKRGFNNVNHVEYQVVNLRDLERVYNDNEIVSYETLFEKKLIKGSLPVKILGSGELTKKLVVQVLSLSKSAREAVEKAGGKIEVK, from the coding sequence ATGCAATTAAATAATTTGAAACCCACTCCAGGATCTCGTCCTAAAAAACATCGTGTTGGGCGTGGACATGCAGCTGGAAAAGGTAAACAAGCTGGTCGTGGTCAAAGCGGTCAAACTAAAAGAAGTACAGTAAGAATGGGATTCGAAGGTGGTCAATTACCATTATTTAGAAGAATTCCAAAACGTGGTTTTAATAATGTAAATCACGTTGAATACCAAGTTGTAAACTTAAGAGATCTTGAGAGAGTTTACAACGATAACGAAATTGTTTCATATGAAACCTTATTTGAAAAAAAATTAATAAAAGGCTCATTACCAGTTAAAATACTAGGTAGTGGCGAATTAACTAAAAAATTAGTTGTTCAAGTATTGTCGCTTTCAAAATCTGCTCGTGAAGCAGTAGAAAAAGCTGGGGGCAAAATCGAGGTTAAATAA
- the rpsE gene encoding 30S ribosomal protein S5 produces MYEEKVIDIARVTTVVKGGRRFSFSAYVVVGDKKGKVGFGHGKANEVQDAIKKAVKDAQKHIFSVPIVEGTIPHEISEKFLASKIQLRPAPKGAGIIASNTVRAVVELAGYTDISTKTYGSRTKQNIVQAAIKALKKVRTVEDIAKLRDIDVKYLLSK; encoded by the coding sequence TTATATGAAGAAAAAGTTATTGATATTGCCAGAGTAACAACAGTAGTTAAGGGTGGACGTAGATTCTCATTCTCAGCTTACGTAGTTGTTGGTGATAAAAAAGGTAAAGTTGGATTTGGACATGGAAAAGCAAACGAAGTACAAGATGCTATCAAAAAAGCTGTTAAAGATGCCCAAAAACACATTTTTTCTGTTCCAATTGTCGAAGGAACTATTCCACATGAAATTTCAGAAAAATTCTTAGCTTCAAAAATTCAATTACGTCCTGCTCCAAAAGGTGCTGGAATTATCGCATCAAATACTGTACGTGCTGTAGTTGAATTAGCTGGTTATACCGATATTTCAACAAAAACATATGGTTCAAGAACCAAACAAAATATTGTTCAAGCTGCTATTAAAGCCCTTAAAAAAGTTAGAACAGTTGAAGATATCGCTAAACTACGTGATATCGATGTTAAATATTTACTATCTAAATAA
- the rplR gene encoding 50S ribosomal protein L18: protein MLSRNLKRKAKHLKITNKLAKGTETKPRVVVFKSLHHFYAQAVNDLSHTTLASSSTRELSNKGNNIETVKLVAKEFASKLKKANIETIVFDRSGYIYHGKLAAFCDILREEGIRF from the coding sequence ATGTTATCAAGAAATTTAAAACGTAAAGCCAAACATTTAAAAATAACTAACAAGCTAGCAAAAGGTACAGAGACAAAACCACGTGTAGTAGTTTTTAAATCATTGCATCATTTTTATGCTCAAGCAGTTAATGACTTATCTCACACAACATTAGCTTCATCATCAACTAGAGAATTATCAAATAAAGGTAACAATATTGAAACTGTTAAACTTGTTGCAAAGGAATTTGCTTCAAAATTAAAAAAGGCAAATATTGAAACAATCGTCTTTGATCGTTCTGGTTACATTTATCATGGTAAATTAGCAGCCTTTTGTGATATATTAAGAGAAGAAGGGATTAGATTCTAA
- the rplF gene encoding 50S ribosomal protein L6 has translation MSRIGKRILEIPKNVEIKLENNHIIIKGNLGELEYTFSPLIQVSVENNQIKTLRTNEEKATKQLHGTTNAIISNMLIGVSEGYKKEIEIKGVGYKATLKGNEIEVIAGYSHPVMLPLPSNLKVEVVKPTNIVISGIDKQAVGEFAANIRNIRRPSPYSGKGIMYKGEVIRRKEGKTAAK, from the coding sequence ATGTCAAGAATTGGTAAAAGAATTTTAGAAATTCCTAAGAATGTTGAAATCAAACTAGAAAATAACCACATTATTATTAAAGGTAATTTAGGAGAATTGGAATATACATTTTCTCCATTAATACAAGTATCTGTTGAAAATAATCAAATCAAAACTCTAAGAACAAACGAAGAAAAAGCTACAAAACAATTACATGGAACAACCAATGCGATTATTAGTAATATGTTAATTGGTGTTTCAGAAGGTTACAAAAAAGAAATCGAAATTAAAGGGGTTGGTTACAAAGCCACTCTAAAGGGAAATGAAATTGAAGTTATTGCTGGTTATTCACATCCTGTGATGCTACCACTTCCTTCAAATCTAAAAGTTGAAGTTGTTAAACCTACAAACATTGTTATTTCAGGAATTGATAAACAAGCTGTTGGTGAATTTGCTGCTAATATTAGAAATATTAGAAGACCAAGCCCATATTCAGGAAAAGGAATTATGTACAAAGGTGAAGTTATTAGAAGAAAAGAAGGGAAAACTGCTGCTAAATAG
- the rpsH gene encoding 30S ribosomal protein S8 produces MAIIIDPIADMFVRMKNAISRKYTEVVLPHSVKKEKILEIVKREGYITNYEVIVNEKTSFKEIKITLKYKGMNQNQSAISGLKKVSKPGLKVYSPSEKLPRVLSGYGTAIISTSKGLLTDKEARKANLGGEVIAFVW; encoded by the coding sequence ATGGCAATTATTATTGACCCAATAGCAGATATGTTTGTGAGAATGAAAAATGCTATTTCACGTAAATACACTGAAGTAGTTTTACCTCATTCAGTAAAAAAAGAAAAGATCTTAGAAATAGTTAAACGTGAAGGATACATTACCAATTATGAAGTTATCGTAAATGAAAAAACTTCATTTAAGGAAATTAAAATAACTTTAAAATACAAAGGTATGAATCAAAATCAATCAGCTATTTCAGGATTAAAAAAGGTTTCAAAACCAGGTTTAAAAGTATATTCACCAAGCGAAAAATTACCACGTGTATTAAGCGGATATGGTACAGCAATAATTTCAACATCAAAAGGTTTATTAACAGATAAAGAAGCAAGAAAAGCCAACTTAGGTGGCGAAGTAATCGCTTTTGTGTGATAG
- a CDS encoding type Z 30S ribosomal protein S14: MARKSLMVKAEREPKFAVRKYTRCQLCGRVHAVLRKYKICRICFRKLAHEGKIPGVKKASW; this comes from the coding sequence ATGGCTAGAAAATCATTAATGGTTAAAGCAGAACGTGAACCAAAATTTGCCGTAAGAAAGTACACACGTTGCCAACTTTGCGGAAGAGTCCACGCAGTATTGCGTAAATATAAAATTTGTAGAATTTGTTTTAGAAAATTAGCACATGAAGGAAAAATTCCTGGTGTAAAGAAAGCGAGCTGATAA
- the rplE gene encoding 50S ribosomal protein L5, giving the protein MAKQEKLALENKYTASVRNELVKEFGYTSIMQAPKLKKIVINMTAGNEVSNSKAIEEVMVELAQITGQKPYQTKAKKSLASWKLREGMPMGGKVTLRREKMWAFLTKLINIALPRVRDFNGTSLKSFDGRGSYAIGIKEEIIFPEISYDKIRKLKGMDVIIVTSAKSNEETYALLKHLGMPFAKGNL; this is encoded by the coding sequence ATGGCGAAACAAGAAAAATTAGCACTAGAAAATAAATATACTGCATCAGTTCGTAATGAACTTGTAAAAGAATTTGGCTATACAAGCATTATGCAAGCTCCCAAATTAAAGAAGATTGTTATTAACATGACTGCCGGTAATGAAGTATCAAACTCAAAAGCTATTGAAGAAGTTATGGTTGAACTAGCACAAATCACTGGTCAAAAACCATACCAAACCAAAGCTAAAAAATCTTTAGCATCATGAAAATTACGTGAAGGTATGCCAATGGGCGGAAAAGTTACCTTGAGACGCGAAAAAATGTGAGCATTTTTAACTAAATTAATTAATATTGCTTTACCCCGTGTTCGTGATTTTAATGGAACATCACTAAAAAGTTTTGATGGCCGTGGAAGTTATGCCATCGGTATAAAAGAAGAAATCATTTTCCCAGAAATTTCATATGACAAAATTCGTAAATTAAAAGGAATGGACGTTATTATTGTAACCTCTGCTAAGTCAAATGAAGAAACTTATGCATTATTGAAACATTTAGGAATGCCTTTCGCAAAAGGCAATTTATAA
- the rplX gene encoding 50S ribosomal protein L24 — MAQAKIRKNDMVLIISGKDKGKFASVLETNLKNQTVTLKKINMKTKHHKPSQENTEGKIEKKEFPIHVSNVAYLAKKGAEGQHSIGSKIGWKIDAKTGKKQRLMKKVNKTI, encoded by the coding sequence ATGGCTCAAGCTAAAATTAGAAAAAACGATATGGTTTTAATTATTTCAGGTAAAGACAAAGGTAAATTTGCATCTGTTTTAGAAACAAATCTAAAAAATCAAACTGTAACATTGAAAAAAATTAATATGAAAACCAAGCACCACAAACCTTCACAAGAAAACACTGAAGGAAAAATTGAGAAAAAAGAATTCCCAATTCACGTGTCAAATGTTGCTTATTTAGCTAAAAAAGGCGCTGAAGGACAACATTCAATCGGATCAAAGATTGGTTGAAAAATTGACGCTAAAACCGGTAAAAAACAAAGACTAATGAAGAAAGTTAATAAAACAATATAA
- the rplN gene encoding 50S ribosomal protein L14, whose product MLREFSRCNVADNSGAKEVMIIKNLGGSIVKSTNIGDVVVVTIKKAIPNGVVKEGQVVKAVIVRTKRGLARDNGSHIRFDDNAVVLIKEDGSLRGTRVFGPVARELRDKGYLKVISLAPEVL is encoded by the coding sequence ATGCTTAGAGAATTTTCTAGATGTAATGTCGCTGATAATTCAGGCGCAAAAGAAGTTATGATCATTAAAAACTTAGGTGGTTCAATCGTTAAATCAACTAATATTGGTGATGTTGTTGTTGTTACAATTAAAAAAGCAATTCCTAATGGTGTAGTTAAAGAAGGTCAAGTTGTTAAAGCAGTTATTGTTAGAACAAAAAGAGGATTAGCTAGAGATAATGGTTCTCACATAAGATTTGATGATAACGCTGTTGTTTTAATCAAAGAGGATGGTTCTCTAAGAGGAACACGGGTATTTGGACCTGTTGCAAGAGAATTACGTGATAAAGGTTATCTAAAAGTTATTTCATTAGCTCCGGAGGTTTTATAA
- the rpsQ gene encoding 30S ribosomal protein S17, protein MRENHRKTLVGTVVSTKNDKTITVVVETYEKHPLYLKRFKKSKKFAVHDEMNIAKIGDVVKIQETRPLSKTKHFRLVEVRSHALGGTENA, encoded by the coding sequence ATGAGAGAAAATCACCGTAAAACATTAGTTGGTACAGTTGTTTCAACTAAAAATGATAAAACAATTACCGTTGTTGTTGAAACCTATGAAAAACATCCATTGTATTTAAAACGTTTTAAGAAATCGAAGAAATTTGCTGTTCATGATGAAATGAACATTGCTAAGATTGGTGATGTTGTTAAAATTCAAGAAACAAGACCATTATCTAAAACTAAACACTTTAGATTAGTTGAAGTTAGATCACATGCCTTAGGGGGAACTGAAAATGCTTAG
- the rpmC gene encoding 50S ribosomal protein L29, with amino-acid sequence MSYSELKEKSIKELEELLSNLRAELFSLRFKNSTRQLDQVHKISLVKKDIARTLTALNAKKMEGNK; translated from the coding sequence ATGTCTTACTCAGAATTAAAAGAAAAGTCAATAAAAGAACTTGAAGAACTTTTATCTAATTTGAGAGCAGAACTATTTTCTTTGCGCTTTAAAAATTCAACTCGTCAACTAGACCAAGTACATAAAATATCACTTGTAAAAAAAGATATTGCTAGAACACTAACTGCACTAAATGCCAAAAAAATGGAAGGGAATAAATAA
- the rplP gene encoding 50S ribosomal protein L16 encodes MLQPKRTKHRKMFRIRHDKVKAHRNNTVSFGEFGLKSTSSAWVSARQIEAARIAITRRMGREGKVIIKIFPSMSKTSKPIGVRMGSGKGSPDQWFAVVKEGTVMFEVLGNTTETLKDALRLGGHKLPVTWKIVSKEITQESKGAM; translated from the coding sequence ATGCTTCAACCAAAAAGAACTAAACACAGAAAAATGTTTCGTATCCGTCATGATAAAGTAAAAGCACATAGAAATAATACTGTTTCATTTGGTGAATTTGGATTAAAATCAACTAGTTCAGCGTGAGTAAGTGCTAGACAAATTGAAGCAGCCCGTATTGCTATTACTCGTCGTATGGGTCGTGAAGGAAAAGTTATTATTAAAATTTTCCCAAGTATGTCAAAAACTTCAAAACCTATTGGAGTTCGTATGGGTTCTGGTAAAGGATCTCCTGATCAATGATTTGCAGTTGTTAAAGAAGGAACAGTAATGTTTGAAGTTTTAGGAAATACTACTGAAACTCTAAAAGATGCTTTAAGACTTGGCGGTCATAAATTACCTGTAACTTGAAAAATCGTATCAAAAGAAATAACTCAAGAATCAAAGGGGGCAATGTAA
- the rpsC gene encoding 30S ribosomal protein S3: MGQKVNPNGFRYGITKNLNSTWYSDKKDFATFLLEDQKIYNFFDKKVREYLIGKVQIRRDQQGHTIVLVYTAKPAAFLGTNGENVKNLTQQLKRVLKNKKANITINVLEVKNPDLNARLLAEGIAIKLENRGSFRLAQKFAIRSAMKAGAKGIKTSVAGRLNGVDMARTEGYSEGEMKLHTLRQDVQYAMTTAKTTYGILGVKVWLSLGEILGKDSSDSMELEAQKIQRKPRKGGEKHASTKKN; the protein is encoded by the coding sequence AGATAAAAAAGACTTTGCAACCTTTTTATTAGAAGATCAAAAAATTTATAATTTCTTTGATAAAAAAGTTCGTGAATATTTAATTGGAAAAGTTCAAATTAGAAGAGATCAACAAGGTCACACAATCGTTTTGGTTTACACCGCTAAACCTGCTGCCTTTTTAGGAACTAATGGGGAAAATGTTAAGAACTTAACCCAACAACTAAAGAGAGTCTTAAAAAACAAAAAAGCTAATATAACAATTAATGTATTGGAAGTAAAAAACCCTGATTTAAATGCAAGACTTTTAGCTGAAGGAATTGCCATTAAATTAGAAAACCGTGGAAGTTTTAGACTTGCACAAAAATTTGCAATTAGAAGTGCTATGAAAGCTGGAGCAAAAGGAATTAAAACCTCAGTTGCTGGTCGGCTAAATGGTGTTGATATGGCTAGAACTGAAGGTTATAGCGAAGGTGAAATGAAGCTACATACTTTAAGACAAGATGTACAGTATGCTATGACAACTGCCAAAACAACATATGGAATTTTAGGTGTTAAAGTTTGATTATCATTAGGAGAAATCTTAGGGAAAGATTCTAGTGATTCAATGGAACTAGAAGCCCAAAAAATACAAAGAAAACCAAGAAAGGGCGGTGAAAAACATGCTTCAACCAAAAAGAACTAA